A window of the Tiliqua scincoides isolate rTilSci1 chromosome 5, rTilSci1.hap2, whole genome shotgun sequence genome harbors these coding sequences:
- the LOC136652541 gene encoding vomeronasal type-2 receptor 26-like codes for MAIREGTLHTGIVQLLLHFQWTWIGLIVSEDDSGEGFLQRLTPLLARNSICVAFLERTVIFKDLNFDANKNTVKHNILSIHSKLLSMTANVVVVNGDNQTLLPLVVVLHTAEFHRRAVIGKVWITPPQWDFTSEIEDCCAKTFHGTLCFTTSTRPVPGFQDFLQTLKPDKSLTRFLCLFYKFAFGCCSDVKIKTCKHCRGKEKLESLPQSLFEMEMSDQSYRIYNALYAVAHALNAIYMPRPKTMLNRDASKLLNIEPWQMHTFLKNVHFNNGAVYEVWFAQEELSSGLDVVNWVTFPNKSFLKIQVGKMSPSQEFTIHDDAIVWNSRFKQNLPRSTCVESCHVGHSKTVQEGEAICCYDCTPCPDDMMSNQTDAVHCFICPADQYPNKNQDQCIPKRMAFLTYNESLGISLVTFTFSFSIMTVLVIWIFLKNWNTPIVKANNQNLTCILLSSILLCYLSSLLFIGEPGKVSCLLRQSAFGIIFSVAISCVLAKTITVVLAFMATQPGNRMRKWLGKKVAHSIVLSCSLIQVGICTVWLSTSPPFPDVDRHSQTEHIIVECNEGSIIMLYSVLGYVGFLALTSFTVAFLARKLPDTFNEAKFITFCMLVFFSVWVSFIPAYLSTKGKDVVAVEVFAILASNTGLLTCIFLPKCYVIVLKPDLNSKQLLTEKRSN; via the exons atggcaataagggaaggtactctgcacaccggaatcgtccagctactgctgcatttccaatggacttggattggtctcattgtttcagaggatgacagtggagaaggctttctgcagAGACTGACCCCATTGCTGGcccggaacagcatttgtgttgccttcttagaaaGGACTGTCATTTTCAAGGATCTTAATTTCGACGCCAATAAAAATACAGTCAAGCACAATATATTAAGTATACACTCCAAACTTTTGTCCATGACAgccaatgttgttgttgttaacggGGACAATCAGACTCTGTTGCCATTGGTAGTCGTTTTACATACTGCTGAATTTCACCGTAGAGCTGTTATAGGGAAAGTTTGGATCAcaccacctcagtgggatttcaccAGCGAAATTGAGGACtgctgtgcaaaaacattccatgggactttgtgtTTCACAACCTCCACAAGgcccgtgccaggattccaggacttccttcagactctaaagcctgataagtcactcacacgttttctctgccttttctacAAATTTGCATTCGGGTGTTGCAGTGATGtgaaaattaaaacttgtaaacactgtaggggaaaggagaaactggagagcctgcctcagtcTCTGTTTGAAATGGAGATGAGTGATCAGAGCTACCGCATTTACAATGCTCTCTATGCTGTAGctcatgctttaaatgccatatatatgCCCAGaccaaaaacaatgctgaacagagatGCATCCAAACTGTTGAACATTGAACcgtggcag ATGCACacttttctgaaaaatgtccactttaacaatggtgctgtctatgaagtctggtttgcccaGGAGGAATTGTCATCTGGACTTGATGTTGTTAattgggtcactttccccaataaatccttccttaagattcaagttggaaagatgtctccaagtcaagagtttaccatccacgatgatgccattgtgtggaatagcagatttaagCAG AATCTGCCTcgttcaacctgtgttgagagctgccatgttggacacagcaagacggttcaagagggggaagcaatctgttgctatgattgtactccGTGTCCTGATGACATGAtgtctaaccagacag atgcagttcattgCTTCATATGCCCAGcagatcagtacccaaacaagaaccaagatcagtGTATCCCCAAACGCATGGCCTTCTTAACCTACAATGAGTCCTTAGGAATCAGTTTGGTTACCTtcactttttccttttcaataATGACAGTTTTGGTGATATGGATCTTTTTAAAGAattggaacactcccattgtcaaagccaacaatcaaaacctcacctgcattcttctcagctccatcctgctttgctatctttcctccctgctcttcattggtgaacctggaaaggtctcctgccttctccgacaatcagcttttggcatcattttctctgtggcaatttcttgtgttttggcaaaaaccatcactgtggtcctggcattcatggccacccagccagggaacaggatgaggaaatggctggggaaaaaagtggcccactccattgttctttcctgttccctcattcaagtggggatctgcactgtatggctgtccacctctcctccttttccagatgttgacaggcactcccagactgagcacatcatagtggagtgtaatgaagggtcgatcatcatgctctattctgtcctgggttacgttggttttctggctctcaccagcttcacagtggctttccttgcccgaaaactgccagatactttcaatgaagccaaattcatcaccttctgCATGCTGGTCTTCTTCAGTGTGTgggtctccttcattcctgcttacctgagcaccaaagggaaagacgttgtggccgtggaggtctttgccatcttggcctccaacactggcctcctgacttgcatttttctccctaaatgctatgtaattgttctaaaaccagatctcaactccaagcagctgctaacagagaaaagaagtaattaa
- the LOC136652542 gene encoding vomeronasal type-2 receptor 26-like, whose protein sequence is MYRIRSTLLFTTANVVIVDGDSQTLKPLAVVLYVAEFIRKRLIGKVWITSPQWDFVSTDDTDSFCAKTFHGTLSFTTSTRPVPGFQDFLQTLKPKKSLAHFLCFFYKHVFRCCSNLKIKTCKHCTGEEKLEILPQIVFEMEMSDVSYRIYNGLYAVAHALNAIYTSRPKRMLNRDTGKPLNFEPWQNPPGSTCVESCRVGHSKTVREGKAICCYDCTLCPDDMISNQTDAAHCVKCPEDQYPNKNQDQCIPKQTAFLNYEEPLGIGLVSIAFSFTAMTVMVILIFLKNWNTPIVKANNQNLTCILLSSILLCYLSSLLFLGKPSKVSCLLRQSAFGIIFSVAVSCVLAKTATVVLAFMATQPGNRMRKCLGKKVAHSIVLSCSLIQVGICTVWLYTSPPFPDVDMHSQTEHIIVECNEGSIIMLYSVLGYVGFLALTSFTVAFLARKLPDTFNEAKSITFSMLVFCSVWVSFIPAYLSTKGKDVVAVEVFAILASNTGLLTCIFLPKCYVIVLKPDLNSKQLLTEKRSN, encoded by the exons ATGTACAGGATACGCTCCACACTTTTATTCACTACAGCCAACGTTGTTATTGTTGACGGGGACTCTCAGACTCTGAAACCATTGGCAGTAGTTTTATACGTAGCTGAATTTATACGTAAACgtcttatagggaaggtttggatcacttcccctcagtgggatttcgtcaGCACTGATGACACTGAcagcttctgtgcaaaaacattccatggtaCTCTGTCTTTCACAACATCCACAAGGCCAGtaccaggattccaggacttccttcagactctaaaacctaaaaagtcacttgcacattttctctgctttttctacAAACATGTATTCAGGTGTTGCAGTAATCtgaaaattaaaacttgtaaacactgtaccggagaggagaaactAGAGATCTTGCCTCAGATcgtatttgagatggagatgagtgatgtgagctaccgtatttacaatggtctctatgcagtagcacatgctttaaatgccatatatacgtcCAGGCCGAAAAgaatgctgaacagagacacaggcaaacctttgaactttgaaccctggcag aatccgcctggttcaacctgtgttgagagctgccgtgtCGGACATAGCAAGACGGTTCGAGAAGGGAAAGccatctgttgctatgattgtactttgtgtccagatgacatgatatctaaccagacag atgcagctcattgcgtcaaatgcccagaagatcagtacccaaacaagaaccaagatcaatgtatccccaaacagacagccttcctaaactacgaggaacccttaggaattggtttggtttctattgctttttcctttacagcaatgacagttatggtgatactgatcttcttaaagaactggaacactcccattgtcaaagccaacaatcaaaacctcacctgcattcttctcagctccatcctgctttgctacctttcctcccttctcttccttggaaaacctagcaaggtgtcctgccttctccgacaatcagcttttggcatcattttctctgtggctgtttcttgtgttttggcaaaaaccgccactgtggtcctggccttcatggccacccagccagggaacaggatgaggaaatgtctggggaaaaaagtggcccactccattgttctttcctgttccctcattcaagtggggatttgcactgtatggctgtacacctctcctccttttccagatgttgacatgcactcccagactgagcacatcatagtggagtgtaatgaagggtcaatcatcatgctctattctgtcctgggctacgttggttttctggccctaaccagcttcacagtcgctttccttgcccgaaaactgccagatactttcaatgaagccaaatccatcaccttcagcatgctggtcttctgcagtgtgtgggtctccttcattcctgcttacctgagcaccaaggggaaagacgtggtggccgtGGAAGTCTTTGccatcctggcctccaacactggcctcctgacttgcatttttctccctaaatgctatgttattgttctaaaaccagatctcaactccaagcagctgctaacagagaagagAAGTAATTAA